In a genomic window of Urocitellus parryii isolate mUroPar1 chromosome 11, mUroPar1.hap1, whole genome shotgun sequence:
- the Lrrc8d gene encoding volume-regulated anion channel subunit LRRC8D, translated as MFTLAEVASLNDIQPTYRILKPWWDVFMDYLAVVMLMVAIFAGTMQLTKDQVVCLPVLPSPVSSKTHTSPGNTDITTEIPKMETATHQDQDGRTTNDVSFGTSPVTPDIPLRATYPHMDSTVPSQEEKKEKRDPTGRKTNLDFQQYVFINQMCYHLALPWYSKYFPYLALIHTIILMVSSNFWFKYPKTCSKVEHFVSILGKCFESPWTTKALSETACEDSEENKQRITGAQTLPKHVSTSSDEGSPSASTPMINKTGFKFSAEKPVIEVPSMTILDKKDGEQAKALFEKVRKFRAHVEDSDLIYKLYVVQTVIKTAKFIFILCYTANFVNAISFEHVCKPKVEHLTGYEVFECTHNMAYMLKKLLISYISIICVYGFICLYTLFWLFRIPLKEYSFEKVREESSFSDIPDVKNDFAFLLHMVDQYDQLYSKRFGVFLSEVSENKLREISLNHEWTFEKLRQHVSRNAQDKQELHLFMLSGVPDAVFDLTDLDVLKLELIPEAKIPAKISQMTNLQELHLCHCPAKVEQTAFSFLRDHLRCLHVKFTDVAEIPAWVYLLKNLRELYLIGNLNSENNKMIGLESLRELRHLKILHVKSNLTKVPSNITDVAPHLTKLVIHNDGTKLLVLNSLKKMMNVAELELQNCELERIPHAIFSLSNLQELDLKSNNIRTIEEIISFQHLKRLTCLKLWHNKIVTIPPSITHVKNLESLYFSNNKLESLPVAVFSLQKLRCLDVSYNNISMIPIEIGLLQNLQHLHITGNKVDILPKQLFKCVKLRTLNLGQNCITSLPEKIGQLSQLTQLELKGNCLDRLPAQLGQCRMLKKSGLAVEDHLFDTLPLEVKEALNQDINVPFANGI; from the coding sequence ATGTTTACCCTTGCGGAAGTTGCTTCACTTAATGACATTCAGCCAACTTACCGAATCCTGAAACCATGGTGGGACGTGTTTATGGATTACCTGGCTGTTGTAATGTTGATGGTAGCCATCTTTGCCGGAACCATGCAACTTACCAAAGATCAGGTGGTCTGCTTGCCAGTGCTGCCATCTCCTGTAAGTTCAAAGACACATACATCACCAGGAAACACTGACATCACCACCGAAATCCCGAAGATGGAAACAGCCACTCACCAAGACCAAGATGGGCGGACAACGAACGACGTTTCCTTTGGCACATCTCCTGTGACACCTGACATACCTCTCAGAGCCACGTATCCTCACATGGATTCCACAGTTCCAAgccaggaggaaaagaaagagaagagagatccCACGGGCCGAAAAACAAACTTGGATTTTCagcaatatgtatttattaatcaGATGTGTTACCATCTGGCCCTTCCTTGGTATTCTAAGTACTTTCCATACCTTGCTCTTATACATACTATTATTCTCATGGTCAGTAGCAACTTTTGGTTCAAATATCCCAAAACATGCTCAAAAGTAGAGCATTTTGTTTCAATACTAGGAAAGTGCTTTGAATCTCCTTGGACTACTAAAGCGCTGTCTGAGACAGCCTGTGAAGACTCAGAGGAAAACAAGCAGAGGATAACAGGGGCCCAGACTCTACCAAAGCATGTGTCCACCAGCAGCGATGAAGGGAGCCCCAGCGCCAGCACCCCAATGATCAACAAAACTGGCTTCAAATTCTCAGCTGAAAAGCCTGTGATCGAAGTTCCCAGCATGACCATCCTGGATAAAAAAGATGGGGAACAGGCGAAAGCCCTGTTCGAGAAAGTGAGGAAATTCCGTGCCCACGTAGAAGACAGTGACTTGATCTATAAACTGTATGTGGTCCAAACAGTTATCAAAACAGCcaagttcatttttattctctgctACACTGCAAATTTTGTTAATGCCATCAGCTTTGAGCATGTCTGCAAGCCGAAAGTCGAGCACCTGACTGGTTATGAGGTGTTTGAGTGCACCCACAATATGGCTTATATGTTGAAGAAGCTTCTCATCAGTTACATATCCATTATTTGTGTTTATGGTTTTATCTGCCTCTACACTCTCTTCTGGTTATTCAGGATACCTTTGAAGGAATATTCTTTCGAAAAAGTTAGAGAAGAGAGCAGTTTCAGTGACATTCCAGACGTCAAAAACGATTTTGCGTTCCTCCTGCACATGGTAGACCAGTACGACCAGCTCTATTCCAAGCGTTTTGGTGTGTTCTTATCGGAAGTCAGTGAGAACAAACTGAGGGAAATCAGTCTGAACCATGAATGGACATTTGAGAAGCTCAGACAGCACGTGTCCCGCAATGCCCAGGACAAGCAGGAGCTGCACTTGTTCATGCTGTCAGGGGTGCCCGATGCCGTCTTTGACCTCACAGACCTGGACGTGCTAAAACTTGAACTGATTCCAGAAGCTAAAATTCCTGCTAAGATTTCTCAAATGACCAACCTCCAAGAGCTCCACCTCTGCCACTGCCCTGCGAAAGTGGAACAGACTGCTTTTAGCTTTCTCCGCGATCACTTGAGATGCCTTCACGTGAAGTTCACAGATGTGGCTGAAATTCCTGCCTGGGTGTATTTGCTCAAAAACCTTCGAGAGTTGTACTTGATAGGCAATTTGAACTCAGAAAACAACAAGATGATAGGACTTGAATCTCTCCGAGAGTTGCGGCACCTTAAGATTCTCCACGTGAAGAGCAATTTGACCAAAGTTCCCTCCAACATTACAGATGTGGCTCCACATCTTACGAAGTTAGTCATTCATAATGACGGCACTAAACTCTTGGTACTGAACAGCCTTAAGAAAATGATGAATGTCGCTGAGCTGgagctccagaactgtgaactagAGAGAATTCCACATGCTATTTTCAGCCTCTCTAATTTACAGGAACTGGATTTAAAGTCAAATAACATACGCACAATCGAGGAGATCATCAGTTTCCAGCATTTAAAACGACTGACTTGTTTAAAATTATGGCATAATAAAATTGTTACCATTCCTCCCTCCATTACCCATGTCAAAAACTTGGAGTCACTTTATTTCTCCAACAACAAGCTCGAGTCTTTACCAGTGGCAGTATTTAGTTTACAGAAACTCAGATGCTTAGATGTAAGCTACAACAACATTTCAATGATTCCCATAGAAATAGGATTGCTTCAGAACTTGCAGCATTTGCATATCACTGGGAACAAAGTAGACATTCTGCCAAAACAATTGTTTAAATGTGTGAAGTTGAGGACTTTGAATCTGGGACAGAACTGCATCACCTCCCTCCCAGAAAAAATTGGTCAGCTGTCCCAGCTCACTCAGCTGGAGCTGAAGGGGAACTGCTTGGACCGCCTGCCAGCCCAGCTGGGCCAGTGTCGAATGCTCAAGAAAAGCGGGCTTGCTGTGGAAGATCACCTTTTTGACACTCTGCCATTAGAAGTCAAAGAAGCGTTGAATCAAGACATAAATGTTCCCTTTGCAAATGGGATTTAA